A single Deltaproteobacteria bacterium DNA region contains:
- a CDS encoding HAMP domain-containing protein, giving the protein MNTAGFKSLGAKLFYLMTVLVLVTVAGNSWQFFRTYKADLLEQLQDSLQSQAERAKDQIETLIETWRSQVTVALPTLRTQGKDDGKAGNLALQRFINSNTDFVAVHLISARSASSAELSLVGEAFTSRINDKNFEDKEARLVSEQLRSAIPTWLKTQVGSLKGKVLVESLAKQVRLPLVTVAIRFEIANTSEVLWAVLTAWQTGINKALAKSSFLKSSLLDRSGRVFASLDPNDVLNRPLFTGKQLLKSALASNKPSGFENIYKDQRNREKVGAYARFQKYPLILVIEQDANAATQTVRKTLISTSLWAGLFVLLAIMLSFLGSSQITKGLRAVTLATTKIASGDFQHKVSTGSHDEVGALATAVNHMSSQIENLLKSQVAQAQVEKDLETAKTVQNTFFPESDIRLSHIKATGFYKPATQCGGDLWGHFPIEDGLDFIFIADAMGHGVAAALVTAMAYSITMSIADIVKHDPSFRDSPGTVLERLNRVIYDAVEGKISMTFFASVIDTKRGIMTYANAGHNFPVIVPSDSSDSRLTKTPKSQSLGGLIQPISLKLMGTPLGMDSTSQYKERTIEIAPGDKIFYFTDGLIECTSPSGEMMGRKQMLIDVATYANLPAEEMKNAIVDKAFAFYAGTPQADDITLVVTEISKDWRQGEIPAATPLEPSSESLVRRDNDGFASAISATDPTIATARTEVPPIDLVGTSLITENFIPSPTGIEVKESASKNPDPVNVPPPPLALPPPPNLPDLAVHLEAQVVVAPSIEPLTNIQPGSARVNSRISSKYKLKLPSVG; this is encoded by the coding sequence TTGAATACTGCAGGCTTCAAATCGTTAGGAGCAAAGCTCTTCTACCTGATGACGGTCTTGGTGCTAGTCACGGTAGCTGGCAACTCATGGCAATTTTTCCGGACATACAAGGCTGACCTACTCGAACAACTTCAAGATTCGCTACAAAGCCAAGCAGAACGTGCCAAAGATCAAATCGAAACGTTGATTGAGACATGGCGGTCACAAGTGACGGTGGCACTACCGACACTACGAACTCAGGGAAAGGACGATGGCAAAGCGGGGAATCTTGCGCTCCAGAGATTTATAAATTCAAACACAGATTTTGTCGCTGTACATCTGATTAGCGCTCGTTCTGCCAGTAGCGCTGAACTCTCCTTGGTTGGAGAGGCATTCACTTCGCGAATCAACGACAAGAACTTTGAGGACAAGGAAGCAAGACTTGTGAGCGAGCAGCTTCGCTCTGCCATTCCAACTTGGTTGAAGACTCAAGTCGGCAGCCTAAAAGGTAAGGTTCTAGTGGAGAGTCTAGCAAAGCAGGTCAGATTACCTTTGGTAACCGTAGCCATTAGATTCGAAATTGCAAATACCAGCGAAGTGCTTTGGGCCGTTCTAACAGCCTGGCAAACCGGCATTAATAAGGCTCTTGCAAAATCGTCTTTCTTGAAAAGCTCTCTGCTCGATCGAAGCGGACGTGTATTCGCTTCTCTCGATCCCAACGACGTTTTGAACAGGCCATTATTCACAGGAAAGCAATTACTCAAGAGTGCTTTGGCCAGCAACAAGCCATCCGGGTTTGAAAATATTTACAAGGACCAAAGAAACCGGGAAAAAGTTGGAGCTTATGCAAGGTTTCAAAAATACCCTTTAATACTGGTGATTGAGCAAGATGCCAACGCAGCAACCCAAACTGTCCGTAAAACACTAATTTCGACGAGTCTGTGGGCAGGCCTTTTTGTCCTGCTTGCTATTATGCTGAGCTTTTTGGGATCTTCACAAATCACTAAGGGTTTACGTGCTGTAACGCTGGCCACAACGAAGATCGCCTCCGGCGACTTTCAACACAAAGTATCGACGGGTAGTCATGATGAGGTGGGAGCGCTAGCAACTGCAGTTAACCATATGTCATCTCAAATCGAAAATCTCCTCAAGTCACAAGTCGCACAAGCTCAGGTAGAGAAGGATCTAGAGACAGCGAAAACCGTACAAAATACATTTTTTCCTGAAAGCGATATTCGTCTTAGCCACATAAAAGCTACGGGTTTCTACAAGCCTGCCACCCAATGCGGTGGCGATTTGTGGGGTCATTTTCCTATCGAGGATGGTTTAGACTTTATATTCATCGCTGATGCCATGGGCCACGGAGTAGCGGCCGCCCTCGTGACGGCAATGGCATACTCAATCACGATGTCAATTGCGGACATTGTGAAACACGACCCAAGTTTTCGTGATTCACCTGGAACCGTACTAGAACGGCTGAATCGCGTCATCTACGATGCTGTTGAGGGAAAGATTAGTATGACATTCTTCGCTTCGGTGATCGACACCAAGCGAGGCATTATGACCTATGCAAATGCTGGGCACAATTTCCCAGTTATAGTCCCTAGCGATTCAAGTGACTCACGACTTACCAAAACCCCAAAGTCGCAATCTTTGGGCGGCCTCATTCAACCTATCTCTCTCAAACTTATGGGTACCCCCCTCGGAATGGATAGTACCTCCCAGTACAAAGAACGCACTATAGAGATCGCACCCGGTGACAAGATATTTTACTTCACAGACGGTCTGATCGAATGTACCTCTCCGTCTGGTGAGATGATGGGAAGAAAACAAATGCTTATCGACGTGGCTACTTATGCCAACCTACCTGCGGAAGAAATGAAAAATGCAATCGTAGACAAGGCCTTCGCGTTCTATGCTGGCACTCCTCAAGCCGATGATATCACCCTAGTAGTTACTGAAATTTCGAAAGATTGGAGGCAAGGAGAAATTCCTGCAGCAACGCCGCTTGAACCAAGTAGCGAAAGTTTAGTGCGTCGAGACAATGACGGTTTTGCGTCGGCGATTTCTGCAACGGATCCGACGATTGCAACTGCACGTACTGAAGTCCCACCTATTGACCTCGTAGGTACTAGTCTTATTACTGAAAATTTCATACCCAGCCCTACCGGGATTGAGGTTAAGGAATCGGCCTCAAAAAATCCGGATCCAGTTAACGTACCGCCACCGCCCCTAGCATTACCTCCTCCTCCAAATCTGCCAGATTTGGCCGTACACCTTGAGGCTCAAGTCGTAGTTGCCCCTTCAATAGAGCCGTTGACAAATATTCAGCCAGGCTCTGCTCGGGTTAACAGCAGGATTTCAAGTAAATATAAGTTAAAGCTGCCCAGTGTAGGATAA
- a CDS encoding winged helix-turn-helix transcriptional regulator gives MATLWVLEKADHSQPRITDMLIGDFAVRAVASTQTLWSIIRINCNQMPDALIIDNRAKTWSLSEIATIARQNLAGCACIAVSSGDGNPKDLPETVQAIEISDDPMRFAINLRNMLGKDTRGRAGSVIRYRDLVLDLANLKLRLGDSSEVVVLPQKELQLLRLLVNHCGQTIRRDEISSKIWQGVKVSPRTIDSHISRLRAKLVGSTVTIRCIYGGGYLLR, from the coding sequence TTGGCAACACTCTGGGTATTAGAAAAGGCAGATCATTCGCAACCAAGAATCACCGACATGCTGATCGGTGATTTCGCTGTCCGAGCCGTAGCGTCAACTCAGACGCTTTGGTCTATTATCCGAATTAACTGTAATCAGATGCCAGACGCCCTAATCATTGATAATCGTGCAAAAACTTGGTCATTATCTGAGATTGCAACAATCGCTCGGCAAAACCTTGCTGGCTGCGCCTGCATTGCCGTTTCTTCGGGAGATGGCAATCCGAAGGATCTGCCGGAAACTGTTCAAGCTATCGAAATTAGTGATGATCCTATGCGATTTGCTATCAATCTCCGCAATATGCTGGGTAAAGATACTCGTGGTAGAGCGGGGAGTGTCATCCGTTATCGGGATCTAGTTCTGGACTTAGCTAACCTAAAGTTAAGACTGGGTGATTCCTCAGAAGTAGTTGTTTTGCCACAAAAAGAACTCCAATTACTCCGATTACTTGTGAATCATTGTGGCCAGACTATTCGCCGGGATGAAATCAGCTCGAAAATCTGGCAGGGAGTCAAGGTGTCTCCCCGGACGATTGATAGTCATATATCCCGTCTGCGCGCAAAGCTAGTGGGCAGCACTGTGACTATACGCTGCATTTATGGAGGGGGCTATCTACTCAGGTAG
- a CDS encoding threonine ammonia-lyase, with protein MLGSVFLVIRAGVLMASQLTIETVKEAAKRIRPYVAPSPVKYSVNLSKKMDQPVYLKLENLNLSGSFKIRGAMNALLQVGPEELESGVIAASAGNHAQGVAHTCRLLGTKATIFMPIHSPIVKAAATRELGAEVVLTGNSYEEALGAALERQKQTGALFLHGFNDERVIAGQGTVALELLEQVPDMGLVLTSIGGGGLAAGVALAIKESNASIQVVGVQSTSFPAMKQSLSAGKMTEFSTGYTIADGIAIKVPGSKNFEILNSCIDDIVLVSEDEIASGVMNLMEWEHMLAEGAGAAAVAALWKISPQTFAKVQKRPIVCVVSGGNIDVNLLKRIIPIGLKHTGRLFRLAVMIQDRPGRLAELLNIVSQTGANLQDVTHNRLYNAVGFDDVEVILDIETIDNQHQDQVTQSLTRQKFKYTKLG; from the coding sequence ATGCTGGGTTCGGTATTCTTAGTCATAAGAGCAGGTGTCCTAATGGCCTCACAATTAACTATTGAAACCGTTAAAGAAGCTGCGAAAAGAATTAGGCCATATGTCGCGCCATCCCCCGTAAAATACTCGGTAAATCTGTCAAAAAAAATGGATCAGCCTGTTTACCTTAAGCTTGAAAATTTAAATCTATCCGGCTCATTTAAGATTAGAGGAGCCATGAATGCACTCCTTCAGGTCGGGCCAGAAGAGCTAGAATCTGGTGTAATTGCAGCTAGCGCAGGAAATCATGCGCAGGGAGTGGCCCATACTTGTCGCCTACTTGGAACTAAGGCGACCATCTTCATGCCCATTCATTCTCCGATTGTAAAGGCAGCAGCAACCAGAGAGCTGGGAGCTGAGGTCGTTCTAACTGGTAACAGTTACGAAGAAGCTTTGGGCGCAGCACTTGAGCGACAGAAACAAACGGGCGCTCTGTTCCTTCATGGTTTTAACGATGAGCGTGTGATCGCAGGACAAGGCACAGTGGCGTTGGAACTTTTAGAACAGGTTCCCGACATGGGCCTTGTATTAACAAGTATCGGGGGAGGCGGTCTGGCAGCGGGCGTTGCGTTGGCCATAAAGGAGTCAAATGCGTCAATTCAGGTGGTGGGAGTTCAATCAACCTCTTTCCCGGCTATGAAACAATCACTTTCAGCGGGTAAGATGACGGAGTTCTCGACAGGCTATACGATTGCGGATGGAATTGCGATCAAAGTGCCTGGGTCGAAAAACTTCGAAATTCTGAACTCTTGTATCGACGATATCGTGCTAGTTAGTGAAGACGAAATCGCCTCGGGAGTCATGAATTTAATGGAGTGGGAGCATATGCTAGCTGAAGGGGCTGGTGCTGCAGCTGTGGCCGCACTTTGGAAAATTTCTCCACAAACATTCGCTAAAGTACAAAAACGACCGATTGTCTGCGTTGTGTCAGGTGGTAACATCGACGTTAATTTACTAAAGAGAATCATTCCTATCGGTCTAAAGCATACTGGAAGGCTGTTTAGACTGGCTGTGATGATACAAGATCGGCCGGGCCGCTTAGCCGAACTTCTTAACATAGTGAGTCAAACAGGTGCAAACCTGCAGGACGTTACTCATAATAGGTTGTACAACGCTGTCGGTTTCGACGATGTTGAGGTCATTCTCGACATCGAAACCATCGATAATCAACATCAAGACCAAGTAACTCAGAGCCTAACTAGACAAAAGTTCAAATATACCAAGCTAGGATGA